A window of Paenibacillus phoenicis genomic DNA:
CGTTTCGGACTGGAGAAGGGAATAAAGTGAATCAGATAATTGAGTTACGACTTCGGACATTAGACCAGCCCTCCTGTACAGTGTTACATCGGATTTCTGCTCAATACGCTTCAGCTATCCTTAAGTCAATTGTATTATAGCATGCGGCAAAACTTGCATTCAATCGTCAGTTCACCTGTCCGTCGTCCGTCTCCCCGCTATTTGCCTGCGCGGAACTTGCCTTCCCGGCGAGCTGATCCTTCAGCGCCTGCTTGGCCGCTTCCAGTTCATCCTGGTGCAAGTAGACGTACGGGCTCTTCCAATCCCCGGTCACTGGCACGAATGCCACATTCTCCTTAGAAATGTTCCAATACGCTTGAATGATATTTTTCATTTGCTGCGATTCCAGGTCGGTCTCCATATTCTTTCCGACGGATTCGATCACTTTGCCGGCCCCCATGACACCGTTCAGCGACTTCGCTTGGTCGATCAGGGCGTGCAGCACTTCATTCTGCCGGCGGTTACGGTCGAAATCATCCGAACCCTTCGTCTGCGGCTTGCAGTTCGATTTGCGGTAGCGCACGTAGCCTAACGCATCTTCCCCGTTCAGGTGCTGCTCGCCTTTCTTCAGGTTGATGTTCGTACCGTCCGCCGTATCGCGGTAACACATGTCGGCATCCACATTGACGTCAACGCCGCCCAGCGCATCCACCACATCGCGGAACCCTTGGAAATTCAGCACCGTCACATAATCGATATTGATACCAAAAAACTTGCCCATCATCGTTTTCATTTCCTGTGTGGCGGGAATCCCTGTTTTCTTCTCAGCCGCCAGGAAGTTCGGATAGTACGCGTTGAGCTTGTTCGTCTTATATCCGTCCAATTCCAGCTTGGTATCGCGCGGAAGAGAGACGACCGTTGCCGATTTGGTATCGGGATTCATCGCGATGACCATCATCACGTCACTCAGATGGGTGCCGGTCTGCGGACGGTAATCCGTCCCAAGCAACAGCATCGTAATCGGCTTCACCTTGGCGGATTTCTCAGGTGCTACTTTGTCTGGAGTCCCCGTTGCATCGATCACCTGATCCGCGGTATAGAATAAATACCCTGCATAAAGGCCAACCCCGATTACCCCGAGGATGAGGAGCGTCAGGACGGTTTTGAAGAACCGTTTCAGGCCGCCGGATTTTCTTTTTCGAGTGGAGCCCGCTTTTGCACCTTTTGTCGATCCTCTTTGGCTTTGCCCCCGTGGAGGTAAGCCGCTGCGGTTAGAACTCATGAACTTAAACACCTTATTTCTGTAAAAATGTTGTCGCATTCATTAAGACGTACCGAGCTTCGGAAAAGTTACCGGTTAGAAAGCGGAGGCAAATTATGCCGATTTATCGCTTGACGGCGAACCCGTCTTGTTCTCCTTGTTCCGTCGACCCTCGACAAAATAACGAATCCGCACCATCAGCATCAAAACGACAGCCACCAGCAAACATTGAATGATCGGCAGCTTGTCAATTTGGAAGATGAGCAGCAGGAAGGAGCCCAGCGCCATAAGGAGGTACAGAATAATCTCTTTAAACAGCGGCAGCTTCTGCTGTGCACGGAACACTTTATTGTAAACATAAATGATCAGCACGAAGATCAGCACGTAGGAAATGATCGGATGGCTGGCAAACCAAGCCTGCATAACGAACCCCTCCTTCAAATGGCAACCTTATTCCTAATTATAGGTTGGCTTCCGCCATTTTGCGATGTTTTTCTGCCCGTTCCCGTTCGCTCTTGTTCAAAATCTTCTTACGCAAGCGAACCGATTTTGGCGTAATTTCACAATATTCGTCGTCATTCAAATATTCCAGCGCTTGTTCCAACGAGAAGAGCCGCGGGGTCTTCATCTTCACCGTTTCGTCCTTCGTGGCGGAGCGCACGTTTGTCAGTTGTTTTTCCTTACAAATATTCACCACAATATCGTTATCGCGGGTATGCTCCCCGACGATCATGCCTTCATAAACTTCCGTTCCCGGTTCCACGAACAGAATCCCGCGATCCTCAATGGACAAGATCCCGTAGAGGGTGGAAACGCCGTTTTCACTGGAAACAAGCACGCCTTCATGACGTCCGCCAACCTGTCCGCCAACGAATGGACCATAGCTGTCGAACGCGTGATTCATAACGCCGTAACCGCGAGTCAACGTAAGGAAATGCGTCCGATACCCGATCAGGCCGCGGGCTGGAATCAAGAACTCCAAGCGAACCTGGCCGTTACCGTTGTTAACCATATTCACCATTTCCGCTTTGCGGGAACCCAAGCTTTCCATGACTGCGCCCATGCTTTCTTCCGGCACGTCGATCAGCAGGCGTTCGATCGGTTCCATTTTCACGCCGTCGATTTCCCGTACGATGACCTCAGGCTTAGATACCTGCAGCTCGTACCCTTCACGGCGCATGTTCTCGATCAGAATGCCCAGGTGAAGCTCACCACGGCCAGATACGATAAATGCGTCCGGGCTGTCCGTCTCATCCACGCGCAAGGAAACGTCAGTTTCCAGCTCTTTAAACAGGCGCTCGCGCAGTTTACGGGAAGTCACCCATTTGCCTTCGCGTCCTGCAAACGGGCTGTTATTAACGAGGAACGTCATTTGCAGCGTTGGTTCATCGATCTTCAAGACCGGCAAGGCTTCCGGGTGATTTGGATCGGCGATCGTTTCCCCGATATTGATGTCCTTGATCCCGGCAACAGCGACGATGTCCCCGGCTCCGGCTTCTTCGATTTCCACGCGGCGCAGGCCCTGGAAGCCAAACAGCTTCTCGATACGAGCGGTCTTCTTGCCGCCGTCGCGCGTCATCACCGCCACAGATTGACCTTGGCGAATCACGCCGCGGTTCACACGGCCGATGGCGATCCGGCCCAAGTATTCGTTATAGTCCATCAACGTCACGAGGAATTGCAGCGGCTCGTCAACGTTCTCCGTAGGCGCCGGAATATGGTCGATGATCGTTTCGTAAAGCGCCAGCATATTGTCATCCTGCTTCTCTGGATCCAAGCTGGATGTACCGTTTAACGCGGAGGCGTAAACGACCGGGAAGTCCAGCTGATCCTCACTGGCTTCCAACTCGATAAACAGATCCAGCACCTCATCGATCACTTCGGCCGGACGTGCAGCCGGGCGGTCGATTTTGTTCACCACGACGATTGGCGTCAGGTGATGCTCCAGCGCTTTACGAAGCACGAATTTCGTCTGCGGCATGCAACCTTCGTAAGCATCAACTACGAGCAGCACGCCGTCGACCATTTTCATAATCCGTTCCACTTCCCCGCCGAAGTCGGCGTGTCCCGGAGTATCTACGATATTAATCAAATAGTCCTTGTACGTAATGGCAGTATTTTTCGCCAAAATGGTAATCCCGCGTTCCCGCTCCAAATCGTTGGAGTCCATGGCCCGCTCTTGCACCGCTTCGTTCTCCCGGAAAATCCCGGATTGCTGCAGCAGCTTGTCGACGAGCGTCGTTTTCCCGTGGTCAACGTGGGCAATAATCGCAATATTGCGAATTTGTTTTCTATCATGCATAGGTTTGTCTCCAGATCCTTTCGTCTCTATAGATTATTGAGATGGTTTTATAAAATACAATTTGCACTTCGAACAGGAATTAGTTTACAAGACCAAGTGCAGCCTCATCCACCACAAAACAAAGCGTCGACTTAAATGCCGACGCTTGACATATCCCTTATATTATACGTGAAATCTTGAAATTTTCAAGAATTATCCCTGTGACTCACCAAGATCTCCGGCGGTTGCCCCGGCCAGCGATCAACCAAATCCCGGCAACGATCAGAACAATAGCTAAGAAATAAACGATCGTCGAAGCAAACAACGTCCAGCCAAGCAAGAGGAGTGATATCGCTCCCAATATCATGGCGGCGATGAATATTCCGTTCTGGCGCTGAGGCGCGAAATAACCATATTCAAACAAACCGACGGCAACGCCTAGGAAGAAGATCGGCCAGGTGTATTTCAATGTTTGCCATCCGCCGATGACCCCGGTAAAAAATACGAGGCTGTATACGACCAGAATGGCTCCGGGAAGCAGCAGTTCCGCAGGGCCTTTCCGCCAGAAATGCCATACGTGAAGCAAGATCCCAGGGATCAGCAGCAGCAGCGGCCAAAGCGCTCTTCCAAGAAAGCTGAAAAACCCTAATTTACCGAGCAGGATAATCACTCCGGCAGCGAGGATCAAGACGCCTGTCATGAGTTTGTTGTTGTCGGACATATCCATCACACACCTTCCAGAAGACAATGAGGGACAAGACGTTGCAAATTACGACATCCCCTTCACTTCCAGTTTATATGAATTCTGCCCAAAAAACCACTCGGCCTAAGGCGGGGGCCTGATGTTTTTTTCGGATGGTGTGGATGGAACTGCTGAGTGCGGTTAACCGCGCCCGGCGTTACATTTTCGCAGCCAGCCGAACATAATAACGACCGCGGCGGTTCCCGCCGGTACGACTCGTGCCAATGCGGGAGCGGCCGCCGCAAGCGCCGGTCCAAGCTGCGGATCCTGCAGCAGCATTTCTCCGGCAGTGTATCCGAGGATGCCTGCACCGGCATAAACGAGGAGCGGCAGACGCTGCAGCCAATCGGCGATCAGGTTGCTGCCCCAGACCACGATCGGAATGCTGATGGCGATCCCGATCACAAGAATCGACACATCGCCCTCTGCCAGCGCGGCGATCGCCAGTACATTATCCAAGCTCATAATAAAATCGGCGGCAAGAATCGTCTGCACCGCCTTCCACAATGAGCTTGCGCCCGCCACGCGGGAGTGTTCCTCCTGCGGCAGCAGCAGCTTTACGGCAATAGCAGCCAGCAGTACGCCGCCTGCCGCATGAATAAACGGGATTTTCAACAGTAACACGGCTACCCAGGTCAAGACGCAGCGCAGCAGTATGGCTCCCAGCGCTCCCCACCATACCGCCCGCTTACGTTGTTTAAGCGGCAAATTCTTGCTCGCCATAGCTATAACAACGGCGTTATCGCCGCTGAGTACGAGATTGATGATTAATATTTCCGATAACAGCAGCAAATGTTCCAAGCTTATCCCTCCCCCCTACAACTTGTATGAGGGATGTAGCCAAGCTATGCCACTTTAAAAAACAACTCTGGACAAATGAATCCTTTTAGAGATTTAATACGTATATACGTCTATAGAGGAAGTGACATAACGTGGACTTATTTAGCGCTGCTTTTTTCTCGCCCTGATCAATATCATTTTTATCGATCTCATTTTGGCGGGTGATAATGCAATCGTCATCGGGATGGCGGCAAGAAAACTGCCCCACTCGGTCCAGAAGAAAGCCATTTTATACGGTACCATCGGTGCCGTGGTACTAAGGATCGCCGCAACGCTGATCGTCGTATGGCTGTTGCAAATCCCCTGGCTGCTGGCGGTAGGCGGATTGATGCTGGTCTTTATCGCCTACAAGGTGCTGGCGGATGAAGGCGGCCATGACAACATCGAAGCGAAGGATAAGCTATGGCCGGCGATCCGTACGATTATCATTGCCGACGCCGCCATGGGACTCGACAATGTCATCGCCGTAGCGGGGGCGTCCAAGCAGCACATGGTGCTGGTGGTGATCGGCCTGCTGATCAGCGTCCCGATCGTTGTTTGGGGTAGTACCTTGTTTATTAAACTGTTGGACAAGTTCCCTTGGATCGCATATCTTGGCGCTGCAGTACTTGCCTACACAGCCGCCAATATGATTACGGAGGAACGCCATTTCGCGCATTTCTTCGAGGAGAACCCGTCTCTTCGTTATCTGCTGATCGCCATTGTGATCGCCGGCGTGCTGTTGGCGGGTTACATGAAGAAGCGCCAGCAGCGCAAAGAAACCGAAGGAGCTCAGACCCATCCGGCAACCCGGTAGAAAAAAGCAAAACCCGCATGCGGCCATTTGAATTTGGCCCGGGCGGGTTTTCTCTTTAGGGTTAGAACCAACTTTCCTGAACGACGTTGTCCGCGTTATCCCGTCGCTTGATGCTGCGCCCGGGGCGGATAAAGATCGTTTCCGTATCCTCTACGGCTTTGTCAATCATCTCATCCAAATTCTCCAACGAACGCTCAACGTTCTCCAGGACCCTCAGATTCGGGTTGGTTGCTGGAGATTTCGGAACAAATAACGTGCAACAATCTTCATAAGGCAAAATCGACAAGTCGTACGTGCCAATCTGCTGCGCCATCGCAATGATATCCACCTTGTCGGTCATCACCAAAGGCCGCAGGATCGGGAGATTGGTTACGCGTCCGATCGCATTCATGCTGGACAACGTTTGGCTGGCTACCTGGCCCAAGCTGTCTCCGGTGACTAGAGCCAAGGCGCCATTCCGTTCCGCCAGCTTCGTGGCAATGCGCAGCATCGCTCTTCGCATCATCGTGATGATCAAGTTATCCTGACCAGTCTGTGCCAGCTTGGTTTGAATTTCGGTAAACGGCACAAGGTGCAGCTTGATGAAGCCGGAATATTGAGCTAACACGTTGGCTAAATCAATGACCTTTTGCTCCGCTTTTTTACTGGTAAATGGATAGCTGTGGAAATGAACGCATTCGATTTCCAATCCGCGCCGCAGCGCCGACCAACCGGCAACAGGGCTGTCGATCCCTCCGGACAACAGCAGCATGGCTTTGCCGTTTGAACCGAGCGGGAACCCTCCCGCTCCCGGTATCACTTCGCAGAACAGATACGTGCCCTGCTCCCGAATCTCTACGCGCAGCTCCAGTTCAGGATGATGGACATCCACCCGAAGCTCGGGGCAGGCGTTCAGGATCGGGTTGCTGACCAGCTTGTTCATTTCCTGCGACGAGTGGGGGAACGGCTTCCATATCCGGCGGGCGGTAACTTTAAACTTCGTTCCCGGGGCTGGCCCCAGCTCCTTAATGAAATCGACCGCGGTCTGAAGGATATCCTCCAGACGGGACGGTACAACCTTGATGGGAGACATCGAAGTGACGCCAAACACGTTCTTCAGCGCCGCGATCATCGGTTCAAGCGGCTCTCCGTTTATGGCAATAAAGATTCTTCCGTATTCTTTGATGACTTCCGCCCGGGGGAAGTCATGCATCAGCGCTTTGACATGGTTGTGGATCACTTTCTCGAAGCGCGAGCGGTTTCGCCCCTTGAGGGTAATTTCTCCAAAACGGAGCAGCAGCATATCATATTCCATTTTAACATTTCTCTCCTATCGTAAAACCTGCAGCCGCTTAACACATTGCTTTAACGCGGCGAGCAAGGCGTCAATGTCTCGTTCTTCATGTTCTTCGCCCAGACTGATCCGAATGCCGGACGAGGCCACTTCCTTGGATTTGCCCATGGCCAGCAGGATGCGGCTCGGTTCACTTCGCTTGGAAGAACAAGCCGAGCGGGTGGATACGAAAAATCCTTCTTCCTCCAGCATGTGCAGCAACGCTTCGGCTTTCATCCCCGGATAAGAAAAATGCACGATGTGCGGCGCTCCTTGCGCCGGGGAATTGATCGTCAGCTCTGGCAGCTCTGCAAGCCCATGCATTAGACGCTCACGTAAGCCATACAGCTTGGCTGCCCGAGTCTCGCGGCCTTCCTTCGCCAGACGCAACGCCTTGGCGAAAGCCACGATATAAGGGATGTTCTCCGTACCTGAACGGTAGCCCCCCTCCTGTCCGCCGCCTGCCAGCAGCGGCGCAAGCCGGAGCCCCTCACGGACGTACAGCAGACCAACTCCTTTGGGTCCTCTTAGTTTGTGCGCAGACAGGCTGTATAAATCAATTCCGCTGTCAGCCAAGGACAAGGGCAGCTTTCCAAAGCCCTGAACGCCGTCCACATGGAACAGCACCCGAGGCGCAACCGCTTTAAGCATCCGGCCGATTTCCCCCACCGGCTGTACGGTCCCGGTTTCATTGTTGACATGCATGACCGACACCAGTACGGTGTCTGGACGCAACGCTTCCCGCACCTGTTCGACAGTCACGCCTCCATCCTCGTCAACCGGAAGAATGGTCGTCTCCCAGCCCCAAGTGGCCAACTGCTTGACACTCTCGAACACGGAGGGATGCTCCGTTGCCGTCGTGATCAAATGCTTGCCCCGCTCAGTAAACTGAAGGGCGACCCCTTTAATGGCCATATTGTTGCTTTCTGTCGCCCCGCCGGTAAACACGATTTCCCGCGACTGAACTCCCAGAGCAGCGGCGCTTACCTCTCTCGCTTTGTCCAGCAGCTTCGCACTCTCTTCGCCCAGCCGGTGTAACGAAGACGGGTTCCCATAGTGCCGTGCCATAACTTCTGCAACAGTCTTGGTGACGTCCTCGTAGGGCGGGGTCGTCGCCGCATGGTCGAAATAGATCATTATTTTCACCTTCATCTCAAAAAAGATCAAATGAAAAACGCGTATACCCGAAATCACCGCGATCGGAGCGTTTTCCCTTTGATCTTTCGAATCATGTACTACTCAATTTTTATAACCAATTAAGCCTCGTATTTCGCTTGCGCTCGCATAATCTTGGCAATATAGCCCTGCGTCTCCTGCGGCAGCAAATGGAACTTCTCCATCAGTTGCTCATCGTTGCTGATTCCCAGCCGCTGCAGTCTGCCCGGTCCGGCATTGTAGGCCGCAAGAGCCGTTTTGATATCCCCGCCGTAACGGTGGATTTGATAAGACAAATATTTGGTGCCTCCGTCGATATTCTGCGCCGGATCAAACGGATCGCTGACCCCCAGCCCTTTCGCCGTAGCGTCCATCAACTGCATCAGACCTTTGGCACCGGCGGACGATACCGCCTGCGGATTAAAGGACGACTCCGTGGCAATCACCGCTTTGATCAGGCTTTCCGGCACTCCATATCGCGCACTAGCCTGGGCAATCAAAGACTGCAAATCGGCTATACCCTCCGACTCCTGCCCCGGGACATCCCCTACCGTCTCTGCCGCAGCGGCCGTCAAGTAATTGGGAAGCATCTCTGCGAAGACTCCGTCCAACGATTCCCCAGAGTCAATACCAGCAGAATACAGATACCCTTGAAGCGACGCTAACAAAGATTGAGTATCGGCATTGGATTCGGTCTCAGGTGACGATTTCTCGCCCTGTTCCGCCAACATCAACTCCTGAAGCAATATATCAAACAACGAGCCGTCCGTATCACCGGTTACCCGCTCAGATGACGATTGTTGCAAGTTTAATGGGTTTAAAGACTGAAGCTGAATCAGCTGTTCCACCGTTCGCGGATCGATTTGCATGCGTTATAAGCTCCTTATCGAGGAATAACTAGTTCAATGCCTATATTTTACACGCAATCCGCGACTCATACCACCCTTTTTCGATAAAAGCTGCAGAAAAGAAAAGGCCAACGCCCTAAAGATGACGTTAGCCGATTGATATGACGGTCATGATTCCATCGCCACCAGCAGCCCCATCGGACGACTGTTAGCGGGTAAACGGCATCAGTACAAAGTAGCTTAACGTGGATACGAGCCCTAGGCCGATCGCCCAAGCTCCGGATGTTTTGTTGCCTTGGCTGTAGGCATAGAAGCCCATAACCGCAGCCAGCGGACCTAGAATAATCGACCATAAGAACAACGAGGCGATCCCTAAACCAACGCCGACGTAACCTACGGTACGTCCCGCCGTATTGGCGTTATCCGCAAGTTCGTTCCGGGAGGCATCGTGAGGTTCTTCGGATCTTTCACTGCGGACCACGTTACCGCTGAACGTCCCGGCCGGCGTGACCTCGGCCGCATACTCCTCACGGTGCTCACGATTTACTTTACGCGGATAGTCGGTGCGGCTCTTTTCGGCCGATTTTTTGTGGGGTTTGTCTGCTTTGGTATCCGTCATCTGAAGCACCTCCTTGAAATGTGTTTTCCTTACGACGATTTGGACTTAGGTTTAAACGTATGGCAGCAAGTGGAAGCGGACGATGAAGCGGTATCTCGGTGTTCCGTATCAAACGTTTCGCCGGCGAACTCTGCCGAATAACGGCTCTTCGCATGCTGATCGACATCGATCATAATGACGTCGGCATTGCACACGTTTTTCTCTCCCCAATAGGTGCAGTTGGATACGCTACATTTAACTATGGGTTTTTCCCCATTTGGCATATTGATCACCTCGCGTATCATTTTCTCCCCGGCCTGATTCCCTTATGCGCCGCACAATTAGCAAATCGTTCCCAAAAATAAAAAGATGCCGTGATCGCGGCATCTTGTCGTTTCATTTCATCCATCATTTATTTGGCGGAACGGTTTAATCGTAATTGGGTTAAATAATCGCTTTCATAATAATTTAGATCGTCCCGCAATTCCTCAAAAATCCCCGTGATATCCAGCACGATGTCGCGCGCCGCGCGAACCGGCTTCTTACGGAATCGAATGGCATCCTGCCCGGTATAAGCGTATCTGCCATCTTCGGAATAGCTTTCATTTTTAGGATAGAAGAAGTTATTAACGCAGTCATGGTACACATGGTATAGCACTTTCTCAGCAGCTTCGTCGTCAAAGGTTCCGCGACGGAGGGCAACGCCCAGCTTCTCGTAGCAAACCTCACTGAACACAAGCAGGTGACGCAGATCTGACAAAAATCCTTGGTAAAACAATACTCTGTCTTCGTCTTGGCCTTCCATAAGCTGCGGCAGAGAATGTTGGTTCAAGAACGTTTCAAGCTTCTCCACCGCTTGTTTTAATTTCTCTCGAGTGGTTTCACACAGCTGCCTGATGTTATTGGCTTGTGGCATGCGAACAATTCTCCTTCACCTGTAATGATCGGTATAGTCATTATCGAAATTATCGTAACACAATTTTACAGAATACGGTATCCCTCAAGAATAAAATCAGAGACATCACCTCACGCTATGGCTATGGACATTGGACACATGTTAAAGTCCAGCGGTATGATGTCAAGCTGTTGATTTAATCGAATTGGAAATTTCCCGTGCCTGTTGAGCGCGGAGTCACGAAAAAAGGGCGCATCAAACCAAACCCAGCCAAAAACCATGTCAGATACCAGATTTTTACTGGGAATTCGTGAAGGACTAAGGCAAAGGAGGCGTTAATCCTTGGCGCTATTCACCTTCCTTCGAGGCGTGTAGAGTTGGCCGCTGCGTAGCAGCACATCGACCAGACGCACGAGTTTTCTTGCCGTTAAGACGAGGGCGCGTTTGTGTTGATTCTTGGGCACTTCGTGATACTTCTTCCGGTAATATTCACCGAATTCTTCATCGCGCATCCTAACCGAGTTGGCAGCTTCAACGAGGTAGTAGCGCAGGAATCGGTTGCCGGATTTGATGCGGGCGGTGTCCTCCGCCTCGAAGACGCCGGACTGGTGCCTGCGCCACGTCAGACCCGCGTACTTGGCGACGGCGGCTTGATCCTTGAACCGTTCAATATCGCCGAGTTCGCCGAGCAGACCGGCTGCATAGACTTTGCCGATGCCGGGCACTGACAGCAAGCACTGAGCGCCTTGAATGCCGTCGAGGACCCGCTCGATCGCTTTGTCGAGATCCTTGAGCTGCTTCTGGATGCTGCGGATGGATTCGATGGAGGTGCCGAGCACCAGGTCAATCGAATCCTCCACGACCTTGGACAGCCGATAGGAGGCGCGGGCAGCTTGCTGAATGCAGCGGGCGACCCGCTCGGGATCGGGGAAACGATTGCGTCCCTTGTCCCGCAGATAGTCGGCCAGATCGGCCACGTCCATCTCGGCGATGTCATCGAGGCTGAACTTCTCGGAGAGCATCTCCATGAGCGCATGGCCAAACACGGAGCTGTCGACCTCGGTTGTAAACGCATTGCACTTGTAGAACAGGTTCTGCAAGAAGTACTGCTTCTCGCGAGCCAAGTTATGGACCAAGTGGAAACGCATGCGCGTGAGGCGTTGAAGGGCGACATACTGCTCCTGCATGACGATGGTGGTCGTCAGGCGGCCGAAGCGCAGGCGATCCGCAATGACCCAGGCGTCGAGCCGGTCGGTCTTGTCCATATCCGCATAGGCTTCTCTGAACTTGCTGATGAGCTTGGGGTTCAAGGTGAACACCTTGGCCTTGCGCTCTCGAAGCGCTGGATCCTGATGCAGGTACATGGCAGGGTGCCAGCTGTAGACGGAAGTGGCTTCCAAGCCGATGTGAATCTCGGTGACGGCCAACTTGTCCGCTGCAGCGACGATTTGGTCACGCAAGTGCGAGGCGCCATTCAAATTGTTTTTGACGGTGAGTGTCTCAAGCTTGTCACCGTCAGCGTTCATGAAACACGCTTCGAGCTCTTGCGAGCTCACGTCAATACCGACAAAAAGCTTCAAGTGAAATTCCTCCTTTCGCTAGGGATTCAGGGAATGGACGCTCCGGGATGCCTCCGGCGCACGCGCAGATCTATCACCCTCGCGTATGAGGACACACTTCGGGCCATGAGCTGCCCCGGATCTGCTAAAACCGGGCATGGGATGCCGAAGGGAACAGCCAGCGGGTAAGAAGCTCAGACGCGTACCGGAGAAACAGACTTAAGGAGTAGACGATGCTACTGGAGGCAGAAGGATTTCCCCGAATGGACCCTACGTTCCATTGTCCAGAGGCATACCGGAAAGTCCAGTCCCTGATAGAATTTTCAAAGAACAAGCTGAAAATTTGGAGGCTGTTTTCCATCCCCCGGGGGGATGGAAATGAACCTAAAAGAGCTTTTTAAAGATACTATACGAGGAGGTTAACTGATGAACTGGCGCAGATGGACCGCTTTGGGGTTAACGGGTGCTGCGGCGGTAGCTGCGGTTTCGCTTCTTCTCCCATCCGCGGACAATGACAAGACAACTCCACGGAAATCCGTAACTCAGCTAACCGTGCCAAAGCCGGCGGAGGAGCAGAAATTAAAGCAAAGCATGCTGAAACGGGATATGACCGCAACCGAACGGTTATCTCGGATGGACGCTCGGGGGCATCTTCGTTCGCTTGCGGCAAGCTCTCCCGGCAGCATAGGTGACAAGCTGCAAGATGCCGCGCAGAAATTGCAGAAGGATCATAAGCATTTTCAGGCGATCCTCTGGTACGATGCCACAAAAGGGCAAACCC
This region includes:
- a CDS encoding IS110 family RNA-guided transposase, translated to MKLFVGIDVSSQELEACFMNADGDKLETLTVKNNLNGASHLRDQIVAAADKLAVTEIHIGLEATSVYSWHPAMYLHQDPALRERKAKVFTLNPKLISKFREAYADMDKTDRLDAWVIADRLRFGRLTTTIVMQEQYVALQRLTRMRFHLVHNLAREKQYFLQNLFYKCNAFTTEVDSSVFGHALMEMLSEKFSLDDIAEMDVADLADYLRDKGRNRFPDPERVARCIQQAARASYRLSKVVEDSIDLVLGTSIESIRSIQKQLKDLDKAIERVLDGIQGAQCLLSVPGIGKVYAAGLLGELGDIERFKDQAAVAKYAGLTWRRHQSGVFEAEDTARIKSGNRFLRYYLVEAANSVRMRDEEFGEYYRKKYHEVPKNQHKRALVLTARKLVRLVDVLLRSGQLYTPRRKVNSAKD
- a CDS encoding DUF1540 domain-containing protein; this translates as MIREVINMPNGEKPIVKCSVSNCTYWGEKNVCNADVIMIDVDQHAKSRYSAEFAGETFDTEHRDTASSSASTCCHTFKPKSKSS
- a CDS encoding YpuI family protein, which codes for MPQANNIRQLCETTREKLKQAVEKLETFLNQHSLPQLMEGQDEDRVLFYQGFLSDLRHLLVFSEVCYEKLGVALRRGTFDDEAAEKVLYHVYHDCVNNFFYPKNESYSEDGRYAYTGQDAIRFRKKPVRAARDIVLDITGIFEELRDDLNYYESDYLTQLRLNRSAK